In the genome of Brachypodium distachyon strain Bd21 chromosome 3, Brachypodium_distachyon_v3.0, whole genome shotgun sequence, the window tTCTGTTCGAGGGGGGGATTTCTGACTACGCGAAAACGAATGGATTTATTTGCAGTTATGCACTATGCAGTTTTTCATTTTACTTCCTcagacttttcttttttatgaaATCTAACGAAAGTATAAACGGAGTACAGTGCCTTCTTACATGTTCATAAAATCAAGGGAAATAAGTATATACCCTGAAATTACCTCTTTGGACATATTCAAGCATATCATTTTCAATTAATCTAATCTAAATATCTTTACAGGTTAAGTTACTAATCAGAATCTCAAATCTAGACGGTCTAAGATAAATTTAGGAGGAGAGCAAATCAGTGGATTTtgatagaaaagaaaagcagtcTTGAGCAAGTGAAGATATATTTAAAAGATACGGAGTCTTAGAAAAAGGGAGGAATTCAGCACAAATTCAGCGCCTCAATAGATATGAGAGCAATTGGCTCTTAATTCCAGAACCAAGTTGGAACAAAATATACAGGCAAAAGTTAGTGTAATTTGCAAATAAATTTCAAATCGAAGTCTGGATCTGAAGCAAAAGTGCAACAGCTTTTGAACAAAAACTGCAAATATTGGAACTTACTATAAATTGCCGGCCAATTAATACAACTTTTGAAGCAAACTCGCAATGAATCGCAAAGTCAGATTACGCACAAAAACAAGTCAGGATATGCAAAGATGGGTATAATATGCAAGAGAAATCAAAGTAGCCTTTCAATCAAGTCAACACAACCTTGTAATCACAGGATTGGCCTAAAATCAAAGCAGGCACAACCATACGCCCCTTAATATATGAGTGTATATTCATCGGTACATTCCCAGACACGACCACCACTAGCTTGTTGCGAAACGAAAGGAAACCTCTGTTTCAGTACGTTAAAGCATTGTAACTATAAGGAAGTGTGATGCCCAAACATAAATCCTTCGGCAGCTGCAGCAGAACGGAAGCAATTGCGCTTCTTTCCTTCAGCATTGCACCTTGCGCCATCGAGTGTGCTCAGTGCTCAACCATCTCCAAGGGTGGACCGTATGAACTACTCAGTCCATGTAGTGCCTAACATCTTTGCCATAAAACTATAACGATCCGCAGCCTCGTCGATCTGAAATTGAATGAAGGGTATGTTAATAAATAAACAATAGAAAATAAGGAGCTGCTCTAGGACTTGTAGAAGTGGTTCTCGCATACCATTTTTTTAGTCGGCCTGCCAGCTCCATGCCCTGACTTGCGGTCAATGCGACCAATTATTGGGTTGGTCTGCCGGGTGTCCTCATTGCTAGTGCACAAGACATACTGCAGTGTCTATGAATGGCAAGTGAAGCAAAAGGTGTAAGGTGAGGGAACACATTACGGAAAATGAACAGCTAATCATTAGATAATGCTTCTTGTTGACAACCAAGATACCTGACAACAATCCGACCAGACAGTGAAGTCTACAGTTCTAGGTTTGGAATTAAGCATTGACAACAATCATGATTCAAAAATACCCGGAATTTCATGAAAAAAGTGAAAGTGAAGACGTAAGATCTGATGCATCACATTGTATCTCCGATATGAGACCCAGTGTAAAAGAAGAGAATCAGGACAATTTGATACTTATTCATTAAAAAGAACCAGACTTATTTGCACATCTTTCAAGTTTCTTCTCCATACATAACGTACATTTGTCGTCAATTTTCGTAATGAATAGAATGCCAAGTGGTAACAGGACACTGATTCTAATCGAGGACCGCATGATTCAATTCAAATGAAAGGATAAATTAACTTACTGCTAACAGCTTCAACGAGTGCAATGGCACAACACGGTCATCATGATCAGCTGTCAACAGCATGGTTGCTGGATATTGACAATGATTGCCAAAGCTTTGCTCCCAAGGTTTCCTCACATTATGAAGGGGAGAATATCTAGTACAGCACAAGGAAAACAATTCGAGTATAATTTATTTAGTAAAATCCAAGAATGATGAAACTAATATGACTTGCAACTTAGGGAACAAACTAGATCAACCGGCAGAATAATAGAAGGCCACTGCCCTATCATGTCATGAGCAAGATCACTTTTACTGTCTGGTCCTAATGGGAGATGTATTTTGGCTGCTCGGTTTGTACCGTAGCAATATTGCGGCAATGTTCCTGTGGGCCCAGTGGTGTACCATTAGTTGCAAACTGGAGGaataatgtttttttgttaGCTTTGTTTACTTGATATATTCCATACATTCCCTCCATTTGAAGATATCTATCTGACATGCAAACCTAAGAGGAAacacaaaatttcagaaatatATTATGGAATACGACCATATTTTGGCGATATTCTAAGTTGTCCCACGACCAATGCAGTAATGGCTGTATAATGTCTAAAGTAATGGCAAACAGTAATTCTGTACTCTGGTACTGAGAATAAAAGAAACTCCCATACTTGATAAGCCAGTTAAACTCTTCTTCCTTATCTGAACAACCATAATCTGTAGTCCAGGCATGGCCTATAGAAAACATCAAACATCGACTGATAATCTCTATCAATATATACAGGTAAAGCACAGCTAATCGCCTAATCAACAATAGAAGTAGAGAATACCAATTGTGAATTTGTGAAAACGAAGCATGTCCATGACACCAACATGAGCAAGAGCACACCCAAAGAGATCAGGCCGCTGCAACACCGTACAGGTTAAACGGttaataaacatgcatgtcAGATACTACATGTATTACTATGTAAACTTGAACGGCTAGTGTAGCTTTGTAAATAAAATGAGAGATTACTCTAACCTGGTTAATGCAAGCAGCGACTAGAAGACCGCCATTGCTTCCACCTTCAATACATATTTTCTTGTTACTGGTGTAACCAGCAGAAATAAGGAATTCAGCACAAGCAATGAAGTCATCGAagcaattttgtttctttgcaaGTGCTCCAGCTTTGTGCCACTCCTCCCCATATTCTCCACCACCCCGGATGTTTGCAATGCAGACAACAGAACCCATGTTCTTGCATAGAACAAGACGACTAACACTGAAGGAAGGGGTAATGCTTATGTTGAATCCACCATAACCATAAAGCAAAGTTGGGTGTGATCCATCAAGTTCGATATCTTTCTTCGACATTATGAACATCGGAATCTTGGTTCCATCCTTACTAGGGacaaaaatctgaaaattTAGTATAGTTAGCAAAACTAAAACAGTTTGGGAAAGTAACTACCAAAAATCACATACGGAAAACAGTACTATTTCATGACAGGCCAAAGAAAAGGCTATGAGCTTAAAAGTATTTAGAAGAAGTTCTCCAATGAGTCAGTACTTCAAGGACAAGTAAATTTGTTAAAACACCAAAAGATATGTCCTCGCCCTTTTTTGGTGCTAAACTGATACATGAAGGAAAACTGTAATTATCATTTACTTAAATCAGCAGTCTGTACAGActattatttttataaaaCTTGGTAATAAATTAGGATATGCATATTATACCTGCTTAACTTCAAAGCTTGTGCGGTCAAACCCAGGAACTGAAATTTCACGAAAAACCTTCATTTCAGGAGTTGTAGATGATAAATTACACCTGTAAGTAATACCCGGAGAAAGAAAGCTCGTGAAGCCAATAAAAACTTCCTTGTCTTCCCGTCTACAAGAGACCTCTGAAACAGAACCAATCTCTAGAGGCAACTGGTTAAGCAAATTTCCAGTTATAAGGTCCCTTATCTGCAGAGTATGCTTGACATCTGACATGTAACACACCACCAACTGGTTTCCATTAACCGCATCAGCTGACTCAAGAACATCTCTTTCATGCTCAGCAAGAACATCAGTCCACAGCTCTGGCTTTTTTATATTTACCCTTACCAGCTTATTCTTTGGGGCATTTTTATTGGTCAGAAACGTAAATTCATCACCATCATTTGCCACAACTTGATACTGAGCATCAAAGTTGTCTATAAGCTTGACAAATGGAAGCATATCCTTTGTCTCTTTGAATCCCTCTATTCCttgaggaagagaagaaatttCACAATAGTATAGCTTATTGACAGGATCACAACCATCATAGGTACCCAGTATGATGTACTGCCAACAAAACATAAGATTAAGATAACTATCTTTTGTAGGCAATATAACCCCACAGGCTTCACTAATTAAAGATTCAAATATATAAAATCAATAGTCCATCTGCTTTTTATGGTTGCCTGGTTGGTGCAACATATGGAAACTACTTTTAAAAAGCATGCAAATTAcacctttaaaaaaatattagtgCAACTTTCATTCTGAAAGTGGTTTCAGGCACTGTGCTTTTGCAATTTTAGTCCTATTACAATATTAAGTCTATATTTACGGCTGCCCAATGTGAAAGCATTAGGATGAAAATGAATACCCTTTTGCCATTTCAGACATAAACTAACAGCAAGACCCAAGCTTTGTCCATACCACAACCCAAGGGGAAGATCTGGCAGCCACAATTAGATGAGATTTGTTGGCTGGGCTTGTTTAGTCAAATATATATTGATTAACATATGCGGTAGCTGGTTATCTATTAGTTTATATGGTAGTTGATTTGTTCCTGATTGTTTAAGACTTCTATATATGTGTTATTATCATCCTTTGAAGTTATGCAGAAAAGAATAGACAGAACCAAGATCATTTAGATTGTAATCTTGAATCAAGCCAAAGAACTGATCCAACAGGAACAGATCATCAGATCGAATTGTGGTGTTTGTATTGCGAAAAAATTAATTATACCATTTGTGCAAACACTGGTAATATATGACTGAACAGAAAGTGAAATTTTACATATGGTATTTAATCATTCTAAGTACTAAATCAAATTGGTGGAGCAAGATATGATCACAACGTAATGCAAATTATGATTAAGGTCCTACATTTTTTTGGCTAGAATGGTAACAATATCAGGATCCTTCCTTTGTAATGTACCGAATTGTTCCACTCAATTAAGGATCATAAAATCTGGAGACTCGAGTGAAGATTTTGACAACCTTGATGTAGACACATCGAGAAGATAAATGAAGAAACAAATAAGCACTTAGATATGATCttagagagggagggagggggagaCACCTTTCCATCTTCAGTCACCGAAGCACCGATGGTATACTTGGGGTTATCAGGGTCTTTCCAGCATAATATATCCTCTGACTGATCAGATCCCATGACATGGTAATATATCTGATGATTAAGATTGATATTTGTCTCGGTTCCAGCATCCAATTCCACCCTATCAAAAGGAATGACACAAAGTAAGGAGTGTTTAACTGGATACTATTACTATATGCTATGAAAGATAGAAATTCAAATTGTATACTTACTGAGGTGCAGGATATCGACCATAGAAAAACCCTTTCCCATCATGAGTCCAACTGATAGATGAGAACTTCACCTGCATTGATTAGTAGCCACATGTAGGATTTTATTACAAGAATCAACATGCAAGCACTACTGTctgtacaaaaaaaatgattttagTAAGGTGCGGTGGCGAGTTGTGCCTACTTACCCAAGAGAGTTTGTCAGGCATAGGCTGCCTGTCTGCAATTCTCATAACATGAATAGTGATCCAATCGCTCCCACTTTCACTTAGCCCATAAGCAATGTACTTGCCATCCTCGCTAATAGAGTATGTCGAAAGAGCAACTGTCCCATCCTTACTTAGAGTATTTGGATCCAAGAGAACATCTGCCTCCGCATCCAAATCATCCTGCATCGGCAAAGCTCATGTCAGTCGACCTACTCCACCAACTCGTCAATACCATATGTGAGCAGTATAATTTCAATAGGCACACAACAACAGTCCAACCAAGCAAATCTGATGAATCAGAAATAATAGTAATAGTTAGGTAATCACATGGGTGTGTAGCGTAATTCTAATCTGAAGTAGCACCAACGCCAAAATCATGCCATTGAGCGTGCCAGAGCAGCACCATTTGAATACAGACACACCAATGGTCAAACTAATCAAACCAGACGAACCGAAAACAATGCTAGTTATATACTCATGTGGGCATATTTCTAATCGGAATTAGCACGCATGGACACCAGATCATCCTCTCACCACCAATTAGGAGCACGAGAGTGAgaggaaaaaataaacagaACGACGCGGCATGCTAGGCAAACCCGATCAGGCCTTGTAGCGAACACAGTTGCGGCGGCGTGTACCTGCACGTAGAGGACGCTCTGGGCCTGGAGGCCGGAGTTGTGGAAGTGGAAGTACTTGTCCCCGCGGCGGAACGGGGCCCCGTGGCGCGGGTGGTCGAACAGCCGCGTGACCTCGCGGCGCAGCGCCTCCCTGTCGCCGCACTCGGCGAGCACGgactccgccagctccaccTGCCGCTCCACGAACTGCTTCGTCTCCTCCGCGTCCGGGTCCTCCAGCCTGCGGCAAACCACACCCCCAAATAATTAAACAAGCCTCGAGAAACACAACGAGCGCGGCAAAGGCAGGACAGGACAGGATTGGTTACCAGCGGTAGGGGTCGGGGATCTGGACGCCGTGGTAGGAGTCGACGACGGACTCGTcgcggcgggcgggcgggtAGGAGAGGCGgacggcgtcgccggcgacggagcccatggcggcggcggcggcggcgcgcgggaggaggaggagggtgcggccgcggcggcgattGCGAGGAGATGGGAGGGAGATGGATTTCGAAGCGAGCACCcggcggaggaaggggagCGATTTGTTAAGTAGGAGAAGCATTTGCTTGCTGTTGCTGGCTTGGATGTGCGGGGACGAGGTTGGGCGCTGAGGGTTTAACTGAATGGCAGGTGGGCCATGGTGGTCCTGGAGAGTCGGTAGGCTTTGACGGGGCGGAGTTTAAGCGTCAGTTCTGTTCAAACTTGCAAGTCCAGAAAAATAGAGTTAAACATGCTCGCAAGTAAAAGAGGcgatggattttttttcttgtacaTAGATTTTGTTTAGGGAATTATAAATTCTGCTTTGGTTTCAAAGAAAATTCAAGAGTGTTCTCTGGCGGTACACGAGGTTGTGGTTGTATATTATGTCGTTCAACGGATGAGTTGCTGGCTACGAGTGCCGATCAAAAgatactactccctccctACCGAATTAATTGGTGTCGGAAATttcgcaatttttttttgctattttcCGAAATCATTCTACTAGAAAATTTGCAAAACAACCCCTGTAGTTTTTCGAGATCAACGTACAGTCCACGttcaattgaagatgtggACTGCAGGTTGATTTCGTAATTTaactgggtttttttttttacaaaatggCCGGCGCCAATTAACTGAGAACGGAGGAGTATGAAttagggttaattggatctatgccattCTCTATTTCAtcggttggagatatgccattacaaaaacttgacttggagaaatgccactctaacttttttataccTCTATTCATGCCATTACGTATAGACATAGCTCTatacacaattttttttcccatccCAAGTCTGACAGTTTTATTCATCTTATTCCCCACGCGTTCCTCATACCCCGTCCCCAACGGTAGACTCATATTAccgttttttattttctgtaattttcaTAGATTTTTCTGAGAAGATTGAATTATgggtcaaatttgaatttttttgaacttttatgGCGCCTGGAAGACTCGAACGTCCTGCTGAACGTTGTAAATAGGGGTATTATGGTAAATACTGTTGTACATgctgaaatacatgtattttatgagCACTTATTGGTCTTAAGTGGACAGAATGGCATTTATAGAGGTATAAGAAAGTTATAGTgacatttctccaagtcaagtaTTTTAATGAcatatctccaaccggtgaaatagagagtggcatagatccaattaatcCTATCAATTATGGCATGTCAATATCGCATTCGGTATTTTTATGCTAGGAAGGATGCATGGACGTTTGGAAACGTGCATCATCCATCATTGTCTTTTATGTTCTTTGGTTCTCGGGTTTCTATATTTGTTACAGACGTGTGTCCTTTTGCCTTGCTACCTCCTGCAGTGATATCTTTTTCTTGTGGGACTGATAGCCCACCATTGTTACTTGTATCGACTGTGTTCTGTTATCTTTCGCTCAGGAAGCTCCACTCGTGTGGATTTCAATTGGATACCGGCCTCCTCGATGATAAGTCGTGGACTGTGTTCCACCAATTCGACTACTCAAAGAAAGAAGACTTCACGTTTTAGTCCTGCATTGGCTTTGCTGTCTTATATTCCTTGGCTTTCTTCGTGTGCTCAAAAGACAACAAACAATGGTCGATGACAACACATCCACCTCGACGATATCGTCCAATAGCACTTAAGCACACCTGTGAAACGAGCACAAGAGAAGACCCATGATCACGCGACGATTAACAAGAGCTGTCTGATGTATTCATTCCATCATGAACTATTTTGCAATGCAGGAATACTACTGTACTAATGTATCTACGATAAAAATaatta includes:
- the LOC100837390 gene encoding prolyl endopeptidase isoform X1, with the translated sequence MLLLLNKSLPFLRRVLASKSISLPSPRNRRRGRTLLLLPRAAAAAAMGSVAGDAVRLSYPPARRDESVVDSYHGVQIPDPYRWLEDPDAEETKQFVERQVELAESVLAECGDREALRREVTRLFDHPRHGAPFRRGDKYFHFHNSGLQAQSVLYVQDDLDAEADVLLDPNTLSKDGTVALSTYSISEDGKYIAYGLSESGSDWITIHVMRIADRQPMPDKLSWVKFSSISWTHDGKGFFYGRYPAPQVELDAGTETNINLNHQIYYHVMGSDQSEDILCWKDPDNPKYTIGASVTEDGKYIILGTYDGCDPVNKLYYCEISSLPQGIEGFKETKDMLPFVKLIDNFDAQYQVVANDGDEFTFLTNKNAPKNKLVRVNIKKPELWTDVLAEHERDVLESADAVNGNQLVVCYMSDVKHTLQIRDLITGNLLNQLPLEIGSVSEVSCRREDKEVFIGFTSFLSPGITYRCNLSSTTPEMKVFREISVPGFDRTSFEVKQIFVPSKDGTKIPMFIMSKKDIELDGSHPTLLYGYGGFNISITPSFSVSRLVLCKNMGSVVCIANIRGGGEYGEEWHKAGALAKKQNCFDDFIACAEFLISAGYTSNKKICIEGGSNGGLLVAACINQRPDLFGCALAHVGVMDMLRFHKFTIGHAWTTDYGCSDKEEEFNWLIKYSPLHNVRKPWEQSFGNHCQYPATMLLTADHDDRVVPLHSLKLLATLQYVLCTSNEDTRQTNPIIGRIDRKSGHGAGRPTKKMIDEAADRYSFMAKMLGTTWTE
- the LOC100837390 gene encoding prolyl endopeptidase isoform X2 — its product is MLLLLNKSLPFLRRVLASKSISLPSPRNRRRGRTLLLLPRAAAAAAMGSVAGDAVRLSYPPARRDESVVDSYHGVQIPDPYRWLEDPDAEETKQFVERQVELAESVLAECGDREALRREVTRLFDHPRHGAPFRRGDKYFHFHNSGLQAQSVLYVQDDLDAEADVLLDPNTLSKDGTVALSTYSISEDGKYIAYGLSESGSDWITIHVMRIADRQPMPDKLSWVKFSSISWTHDGKGFFYGRYPAPQVELDAGTETNINLNHQIYYHVMGSDQSEDILCWKDPDNPKYTIGASVTEDGKYIILGTYDGCDPVNKLYYCEISSLPQGIEGFKETKDMLPFVKLIDNFDAQYQVVANDGDEFTFLTNKNAPKNKLVRVNIKKPELWTDVLAEHERDVLESADAVNGNQLVVCYMSDVKHTLQIRDLITGNLLNQLPLEIGSVSEVSCRREDKEVFIGFTSFLSPGITYRCNLSSTTPEMKVFREISVPGFDRTSFEVKQIFVPSKDGTKIPMFIMSKKDIELDGSHPTLLYGYGGFNISITPSFSVSRLVLCKNMGSVVCIANIRGGGEYGEEWHKAGALAKKQNCFDDFIACAEFLISAGYTSNKKICIEGGSNGGLLVAACINQRPDLFGCALAHVGVMDMLRFHKFTIGHAWTTDYGCSDKEEEFNWLIKFACQIDIFKWRECMEYIK